DNA sequence from the Corvus moneduloides isolate bCorMon1 chromosome 29, bCorMon1.pri, whole genome shotgun sequence genome:
GAGCCGCCCTCggctctgtgcagctccagggacactgggtTGTAGTCCGGGAGCTTTGCTGGTGCTTCGCTCAGTGGGGAATGTGCAGCATCGCTGCCAGCTGGGGGCTGCGCCCGTCCTCGGGGCTCGTCtttctgcagggagagcagagaggtgtCGGGATGGGTGCGTGGTCAGGGCAGACCCAGCCGGGCGCTGGCCGCGGGCTGGCTCCTTGCTCCTGGTAGCCCCAGCGTGGCTGCGGTTCCAACCCCGGCTTTCGTGATGCTTGGACTTCCCTTGGTTTATTCCCCACCTTGGGAAAATCACCCTGTCCGTGCAGCCGGAATGactccagggctgcaggggctctCGGGGGCCGGGACCTCACCCATCCACACGGCAGGGGCACGGTGAGGAACTCGTGGTACGGCGTGACGGGGGCCGTGGCgtagtgctgcagcagctcggCCAGCTCGGCGTGGGCGCTGCGCTCCCCTAGGACCACGTATCGCCCGTCCGGCAGCTGGTCCAGGACAAAGTGCCGGCAGCGATCCCTGCCCCTGGCGGGAGAGGGGATGGCATGGGCACAGCGGGCGGGAGGGCACCGAGCTCGTCGGCCCCTCCCTCGGGCAGGGCTGAGTCCCTCACCTGTAGGAGAGGACGAAGCCGACGGTGCTCTCGCTGAAGCGGACCAGGAAGCAGCCCAGGGGCtgatcctgcagcagctcctctgcctccctgtgGGAAGGGACACTGAGCCATTCGACCTCATCCTCTTCGTGTGATCCGGGGATCCAGCTCCCAGGGGTAGGGACACTGACCCTGTTCCCCGCCTTGGCCTCCCCATCGCTCACCTCCGGCTGATGAAGCCGTGGAACCACGTTGGGAGCTCCCCCTTGGGCCCCAGCCTCTGGGCTTGTGTCTGCTCAAACCACAGCCTCGTCCGGGCACGCAGGGCCACCTGCTCTGGCCGCGGGTCCCCCTCGGGCAGGGACTGGGCTGGCGGAGGTGACCAGAAGCCTGGAGGGACCTGGAGGGaaggggacagcactgggggcTCAGGTGAGGACGTGCCCCAGGGATGTTCTGCTCCCTGCACGGGGCTCCCAGTGCAGCCTGTGAGGACACGGCCCCTGAGAGCgtgggggcactgggatggtgAGCTGGGCTCATGTCCACCCTCATGTCCCCATGTCCTACCCTGCCACGTCTGTTGTGGTGTCCCGGGGACTGCTCTGCCCCCGGGGGCTGGATGGGGGTTGTGTTGGGTGCTGGCTTGGCTCTGGCTGTGTTGTCCTCACCGAAGGGCTTGAAGGTGGTGAAGAGGGGACGGTCATCATCCATGGGATCCCCTGTCCCaggaaatggggagaaaaaagctcAGGGGCAGGGAGGCCTCCTTTGGGGCCTCTCACTGGGGAGTCTGGGGGCTCCaagacacccccccccccccaggccctgctctCACCAACAACCTGGGTGAGCATCACCTTCCCCTTGTGCTCCCCAAGCTCAGGCTCATCACCCTGATCCTCCCCAGGGAGACCACCTTGGGCCTGCACAATGGGAAGGGACGGTAACCTTGGGACCCCAGAGGAGAAAAGCCCTGGGGACAGTGCTGTGGGTggggaggagctgaggggaaAGCATGGGaatcctccagcccctctgaaGTCCCCGGGGTGTCAGGtcagccctgggaaggggagggagaggctgagcagctcccaAGGGACCTTGAGCTCGACCCGAGGAGCTGCCAACACCCAGCAAAACAATGCTAATCCCCAGCAGATGCTTGAGGGGGTGGAAGATGCTGGGGCTGGTTGGATCTGGGAGGCAAAGCTGAGTCAGAGGAGTGGGTCGAGGCTTGTCTGAGAGCAAGGGGAGCCATCAGGAAAGGCACCCCAACTCCACCTTTAACCTACggcagtgcccagcctggccctgcgccctggcaggcaggggaaggtgaggaagagaaacaaaacattccAAACTGCAGTAACCCAACTCGGGGAGTGCTGGGGAGGAGAATTTGCGTCAGGTCCTGCCCAGGCATGGCCAGGCAGCTGGGGACAATGCCACTGTCCCCAGCTCGCTGTGCATCCCCCAGCTGGGTGGGAGTCCTGGGCAGGGGTGGTGGGCTCATCCCTACTCCCCCATCTCAGCACCTCGGCCTCGGAGGGGCAGCTCGGGGGGATTTGCTCCCTGGGGCAGGGTGTGCCTCTGAAACCCTGCACTCCTGAGGTGGGAACGAGTCAGAGCAGACTTGAAATGGGCTGAAAGCTTTGCTCTGCAAGACATTTCCGGGCTGGACTTCCCCCTTTGGAAAGGGGGTAAGATCTGGCTGGAACGGTTGGCGTGGGTAGGGGACCCCACTCCCTCTCTCTTCACCCCATCACCGTGCCCTTTGTCCTGCCTTTGGGCAGGGGGAACATCCCTGCACCACCTGGTGCTGCCCcgtcctgcagcccctgctcaggGATCACTCCTGGGCCTTGCTGCAAATCCAACCACAGCCCCAACCCGCAGCCCACGCTCCTACCTCTGCTCGGCCACGTGGGGCCCTGGCTGCCGGTGGCCGGAGGCGATGCAGTGGGCAGGGGGACGGGCAggggggcaggcagggtgaggcAGCACcgctgccctgcctgtgctcctgcctctgctgcctgcaacAGGCAGGAAGCAGCAACCGAAGCTGCAAGAACCTTCATGTGATGAGGAGACGTCACAGGAAGGTGGCATGGTGGCCCTGGGGTGACATCCAGGTGCCACCGGCAGCTGGGTGGGCTGTGGTGAGGAGGGGACTCTGACCACCTGCCCACTGGCACATTCGAGCCTGCAAAGGTGTCTTTGTCCCTCCTGTCCTCATGCCGGGACCTGGCACCGCTGGGCACGGGGACAGCAGAGCTCggtggggacagcagagctcggtggggacagcagagctcgGTGGGGACAGTGGGCTTGGTGGTGCCAGGCTCACATGGTGAGCCAGGATTCAGTCCTGGCATGGTGGAATCCAGCACCATTCCCCTTCCTCCGACTCTGGGTGCCAGAGCCAGGCACACTcctgggctgtcctggggcATCAGCGCTTCGGACGCCGCTGCGGGGAGCAGCAGCCGAGCTGCCAACGCTGCGGCTCTGCCGTGTGCCCGCTGCCGCTCCCGCCCGGGTGGTGCCAGGCTCCGGCTGGACCCACGGCCAGAGCGGTGCCAGCCCGGCTGCGCCCCAGAGCTTGCAGGGACTGGGGATTAGCGCAAGGATTTTGGGCTGGGTCCGGCTCATCCATCGCTCCGGGACGGGGATGGATGCGCCGTGCAGCGGCTCCGCAAACCCCGGGGCGGGGACGGCGCCCGGtgccccccagcagcccccggCACACGGAGCGGCGCCTGCCCCGGCTCTCTCCACCTTAAGAAACCCGTCCCTCCCCAAAACCTTCATAGCCTCACACGTTTCCCCTCGCGGTGTCAGCCAGGTTTCCTGTTTGCAGCCCTCACCGGCACCTCGCAAGGGGGGAACGCCGGTGAGAGGGACATCGTCTGCCAGCGGCTCATCCCGGAGTGTCCCGGCCACTCCTCAAGGAACTGAGGCTGGAACCACCAGGAACTGTTCCTAAAAGGCCTTTTTTGGCTCCTCTTCACAGCTGGGGGTGTTATCAAGAGCCCACGGCAGGAGGAACGCAAAGAGCTTTTCTTGTCCTGAGCCGCTGTGGCCAaaccctgccccagctccccgGGGATGCCGCCACTGTGaggcacagcctggcactgccGGGGTGCTGGAGgaaggctggagctggaggtgaGGGGTCCCAGGTTCCCAGGACATGCCGGGCTCGGGGGCTCTCTtggttggggggttttggggtccaACGGGGCTTTTTGGAAGTTGGATGCCGACCTGGCAGCTCATTTTCTGGCAGCCTTGGTTTTCCCGATGAGTGACTGCAGGACATGGTGGGACAGGAAACtgccccccgcagcccccgcgggtccagccctgcccaggagctCAGCGGTTGCCACCGGGGGCCacccgtgcctcagtttccctccctgcaaaagcagcacagtgcaaGGGGGTGTCTGGCAAGGCGTGGGGAGTCAGCTGCTTGTGTCCATGCCCAGGGGACAAACAGACGCACTGTCCCCCCACGGACGCGTCACATGCCCGGGGATGCTGGCccggctccagctgcagccgcCCCCGTGCACGTCCCCGCCCGGGGACCGGCcagcgccgcgccgcgccgtgCCAGGGACCAGCGGTGCCTGGCCGGGTGCCCCCACCAAGCCGGGGGCCCAGAGGACAGCCAGAGtgggcagtgactgtcccctgtgctggctggctggGGAGCGAGGAAGAAGCGCTGCTGGATGTGGAGGAAGGCTCGGGGAGGGTAAGGggccacagctgggctgggaataGGAGAGACTGAGGGGGAACTGGGCTTGGGGACCACTGAGTGTCCTTTAGGGCCCCGGTGGGGGGATGGAAAGGGTCCCAACCCCTGTTTGGGGCAGGCAGCGGTGCAGCACAGCCCGGTGGGGCCGAGAACTCACTGCCAGGCTGCGTCCTGTGATTTGCCTTCATCCTCAGGGGCTGTCAGACCCCTCCAGAATGCCCCTGGGTTTTCCTGGGGAAGGGCCCAAGTTTGCCACCCGCATCTCTCTCCTGCTGGCCTCGGACCCGCAGCCCAGGAAACCTTCTACTCCTGGGGACACACAACCGGGGTCATGGAGGTGGCCCCAAACCCGGGGCTCGCAGCAATATCCCCcgttctctgctgctgttctggagCGTCACGCCATTGTAcagctggggaaactgaggcacgggggTGGCTGGGTGCCGGCGTTGGGCTGCTCTGAGTGAGCCGAGAAAGGCGGGTTTGTGGTTTGGAGCTGCCGGGTGTGAGACACGTCCCCACCTCAGCGCAGCGAGCGGGGGACTCTGCCGGGTGCAGGCAGGTGCCTGTCCCCTCCAAAGCCCCTCTCGCCACGGCGGggggctggatgccaggtgccgCTCTGTCACTGCCCTCCTCCCCTGGACAGGGCAGGGGGAATAGAACAAAAGGCTCCTGGGTGGggatgagggcagggaggggtcACTCACCCATTAACCTCATGGGCAGAACAGACTCAGCTCGAGgaaattaattgcatttattaccaatcaaatcagagcaggataatgaaaagtaaaacaaacctTAGAAACATCTTCCCCAGcagccctccctccttcctgggcTCTCCCTCATCCCTCCAGCGGCGCAGGGAGATGGAAATGGGGGTcccaggcagctcagcacaggttgtttctgctgctgctcagtgagAGCAGTTGGAGTccttgccctgctctgccctggggcccCTGCCTTCCACGGGAGACACTTCTCCAGGGACTTCTCCCACGGGAGTCCTTCCCacgggctgcagctctgccccagcctgctccaggctcAGTGCCTCGGGAACTGCTCCAGCGGGGGCTTCCCGGTGGTCACAGCCCCATTTGGGCAtcccctgctgggctgggggctcctgcAGGGCTACAGGGGGgtctctgctccccagggaccCCACGGGCTGTGGGGGAGTCTCCGGAGCCTCTCAtgcccctccttcctccctgaccttggcctctgcagagctgttgctctcacacatttctcttctcttctctgccCGCAGCTAATTCTGCACaatcacttttttcccttcttaacTCTGTTCTCCCAAGGCGCTGCTGCCGTCACCGCTGGGCTcggccttggccagtggcaggtCCACCCCAGAGCCGGTGGCATTGGCTCTCTTGGACATGGGGGAGGCTTCTGGCAGCGTCTCGTGGAAGCCACCCCCATTGCCCCCCCGCTGCCAGGACCCACTGCACCCCTTCACCCTGGGCCTTCTTGTCTTTGCAGGGATGGCCGAGGGCGGCCAGGCGGGGGTCCCGGCTGGGGGGGGGCCGAGGGGTGCCCCTGACAGCACCCAGGTGAGCCACGGCCAtgggtgtgtggggggggggcactgccagggggcTGGGAGTGACTGGGCAGGGCTCT
Encoded proteins:
- the SH2D2A gene encoding SH2 domain-containing protein 2A isoform X2, producing the protein MDDDRPLFTTFKPFGEDNTARAKPAPNTTPIQPPGAEQSPGHHNRRGRVPPGFWSPPPAQSLPEGDPRPEQVALRARTRLWFEQTQAQRLGPKGELPTWFHGFISRREAEELLQDQPLGCFLVRFSESTVGFVLSYRGRDRCRHFVLDQLPDGRYVVLGERSAHAELAELLQHYATAPVTPYHEFLTVPLPCGWKDEPRGRAQPPAGSDAAHSPLSEAPAKLPDYNPVSLELHRAEGGSGREAPGAPPSLPAKTSARGAAQGPHSPSGSAAAPEAPYAQVHREAARPEPPETKYQQLLCFHVYAEPREDIASSPPEPEEPGPEEPIPFYAMARGWSRRAGPEENIYSEVALARQDPPARLPTAPQNAFSTLPLKPRPHRRLFRSVSSQDCKRRQLSAAPSTDREDRGASSTGTEVFLNPALELDDPVYSRSTHREQQTTAMAENVYEQLPGDCP
- the SH2D2A gene encoding SH2 domain-containing protein 2A isoform X1, with protein sequence MKVLAASVAASCLLQAAEAGAQAGQRCCLTLPAPLPVPLPTASPPATGSQGPTWPSRGDPMDDDRPLFTTFKPFGEDNTARAKPAPNTTPIQPPGAEQSPGHHNRRGRVPPGFWSPPPAQSLPEGDPRPEQVALRARTRLWFEQTQAQRLGPKGELPTWFHGFISRREAEELLQDQPLGCFLVRFSESTVGFVLSYRGRDRCRHFVLDQLPDGRYVVLGERSAHAELAELLQHYATAPVTPYHEFLTVPLPCGWKDEPRGRAQPPAGSDAAHSPLSEAPAKLPDYNPVSLELHRAEGGSGREAPGAPPSLPAKTSARGAAQGPHSPSGSAAAPEAPYAQVHREAARPEPPETKYQQLLCFHVYAEPREDIASSPPEPEEPGPEEPIPFYAMARGWSRRAGPEENIYSEVALARQDPPARLPTAPQNAFSTLPLKPRPHRRLFRSVSSQDCKRRQLSAAPSTDREDRGASSTGTEVFLNPALELDDPVYSRSTHREQQTTAMAENVYEQLPGDCP